DNA sequence from the Scophthalmus maximus strain ysfricsl-2021 chromosome 1, ASM2237912v1, whole genome shotgun sequence genome:
CATCTACCCGGGTCTCGCCTTCTGCTCCGTGCGGGACGGAGGATGCTCATCACCTTACCGTGTCGGTGCTGTGATCAATCTTTGTGGCCACGCAGTGTGGTTCCCGCCCTTGTAACTCGACGTTGTCTTATGACCCGACGAGGGGTTCCGTATCCAGGGTGAAAGGAACGGGGCCGTAGGTTCCACGGCGACAGAGAGAATATTTCCTCCTCTTCGGGACAGACACTGTCGCCTCCGCCGCTGCGCGTCCGCCTCGGTGAGTTTCTCCTCTGGGCGCCGCCACAGCGTCAAGGCAGCCGGAATGAACCGAACACTTCCGGTCAGACCTTTCACAATAAATGAGACAAAaagtttgaaattgaaatagTTGATCAACTGTGTCACACGTGCCTTACTGGCTCTGATTATGTTATACTGGCCTAACTCTGACCAATCACCGACCCCTTCATCTAACCAACCCAACATCAAATGCAACGAGTAACccaccagccaatcagagacagggggggggggggggggggggggggggggtcatcgtTTTTCCTCTATCCTTGGGAAATAAAGTTGACTTGCTGATTGAAAAaataagtgtgtctgtgtgggggggaaaacgCCATATGCCTGCGTATACCCCCACTGCACCACTAATGTCTTGATAATCTTTGCAAGTTAAGGAATGTGTTGTGAGGAAAATATCAATCTCAACTACAGTATGTcgttttcttttgttgactTCATTTTACTGTAGCCTATTGACACAGTGGTTATACCATCTGATAAgccggatgtgtgtgtgtgtgtgtgtgtgtgtgtgtgtgtgtgtgtgtgtgtgtgtgtgtgtgtgtgtgtgtgtgtgtgtgtctctcatcCCTTCCCAGGAGACAAAACAACCATGAAGAACACTGGGCATGGACACATGACCTCAGGTGACTTTTACCAACCGACCGTTTCAACTGTTTCAACGactgtcatttaaaaacagcCTGGGGCACtaatggccacacacacacacacacacacacacacacacacacacacacacacacacaaacacacacacacacacacacgcttcaggGTTTTATTTGACAGCGTCATGATTGTGTTTCCCGTCTGGTTCGCACTGCCCCCGTGTAGCTTGATGCAGCTCCGCTCCTCTGGTGCGACTTGACTGtaatgatggagagagaaaaaaagatgttatgCGCATGCGCACAAATGGAGGCGgatgcagccgcagcagcagggGCCACATCAGCTTCGTCAAGTCAGCGAGTGGTGGTAACCAGAGAAACATTGACCCCTGTCCTTCAAAATAAGACGAACACAATGCGTCGTCTAATTggacaaaaaagtatttttgcatCGTTCTGCTGCAGGGTTTTTACGCGATTATGAATAATGATTCATAATTAAATATCACACGATTGACCCAGGAAATCtcgttgtttttattttttcttttgtagccGATTAGGACgagagttttattttgatattccTGCCCACAATCCCAAAGCTCACTATGTCTAACTAGACGCTCAGTGGTGCCTCCGCTGTTGCACCGGTTCATCCCCATGTTATTTCTCTACACGAACGAGCTTTTTGTTCCATCAATCTGTAGGTTATatgttttctgtctcctttctttttcttccggGGATCCATATTACGCGTCGGGTGGACCAGAGCGTTTTTGCGCAGTGTGTGGATGAAGTGCGGAGAAGAGCGGAGATGCGCTCCTCGGACTCCCTTCACTGACGGTGGTGAGCTTCCATCGCAGGCCCTATTCTCTGACCGGTGGAGCGAGGTCCTGGTATGAAGATGGTCCGGTGAAGATCGTATCGGACGACAGAGGGGTTTCCTGGGAAAAGTTCAAgactgtgtgtttttgagagagagagagagagagagagaaagaaaaaaagatgaagatttGGAGCACGGAGCACGTTTTCAGGTTTGCTCCCACACCAGTCATTGACGTGTAgatgattaataaaacattaatattattgtgGTGGGACAAGGTCGATGGGACCTTCAACTTGTCGTCTGAGGGTGAACTGGATGACGTAACTCTGAAGCCCGATCCTCTTAAGATTCTGCTCAGTAAATGCCACATAATCTATAAATTACGACTCCAGAGAGTGATGGAGGTGAGTGAACTGACAGATGTTTCATATCAGAAGAACTCCACACTGACCTTACCATTACCAGTTTGTCCTACAGAGTCGCCCCATCAGCGAAGTGTTCAAGAACCTTGTGCAGGAGATCATGATGCCGGCTCCTGTTCACTGTAAAGCTCTTTGTCAGTCTGGACATCTCTTCCCATTCATTCGGTGTCttgtactttttgtttgtgtgtgtgtgtgtgtgtgtgtgtgtgtgtgtgtgtgtgtgtgtgcagttacCCATGGGAGACAGTGATCAAGGCCGCGATGAGAAAGTACCCCAACCCCATGAACCCCAACGTGGTCGGGGTGGACGTGCTGGACCGCAGTCTGGACGCCGAGGGACGTCTGCACAGCCACAGGCTCCTCAGCACCGAGTGGGGCCTGCCGGGCATCGTACGGGCGGTCAGTCATCGGCACAGACGCAAATATACGCCTGCGCGCAATTTTGACTTGGTGCCCGAGGTTCCGACGTTTCACAGGTTAAATGAATCACGTTGTTTTCTCTGCCCATGATGTGTCGCGTTGTGTTTTGCAGATACTGGGAACCAGCCACACACAAACCTACGTGAAGGAACATTCCGTAGTCGACCCGCTGGAGAAGAAGTTGGAGCTATGCTCAACAAACGTACGTTTGTAACGGATCCCTTTTTTCGCTAGGCGTGGCGATTTGAAAAGATATTAGGCAACACTGTAGAATCAAATACAGcataatgcaaaaaataatgcCGGTTGTGTTCAAATACAACTGCACAAGTGTTCAGACTGTGTAGGGGGCTATTTCAGATTTGATGAGAATTTAGCATGGCACATTGTAATAGCTATCGCTCTGTTCAAATCATCCAGTGCTTCTCGAACAAAACTGACAAAGTAAGAGAATAcaaatctctgttttttttgttctcttttttccagATAACTCTCACCAACCTCATATCGGTGGACGAGAGGCTTCTTTACAGGCCACACCCGGACAACCCCGAGGTGTAAGTACCTTGTACACTTTGCATTTCACTTCTGAAAGCTTGGTTTGGGTCCCAGCGGAAATAGAACACGCTATACACCGTTTGTTGCAGGTACACAAAAGTGTGTTGCAGTAATCATTGTTCGctctcacgctctctctctcgatctctctctctctctctctctctctctctctctctctctctctcgccgccCTCCCTCGCCCCCTCAGTACCATCCTGACCCAGGAGGCCATCATTACGGTGAAGGGAGTCAGTCTCAGCAGTTACCTGGAAGGGATGATGGCCATGAGAATGTCAGCCAATGCCAGaaaggtaacaaaaaaatggataaatatgaatatacattttctatttataCCGCTCCTTAATCTTTTGCATGTACTTCGAATTCTGGTTCAAGTAATAAAGATATAGCTGGTGATTTTCTTTGCATGCTGTCTGACTGGGTCtccactgtctctctgctgctcatgGACACTccggtgtctctgtgtgtctccttTTTGAATCTcccgtctctctgtgtgaacCTGCAGGGTTGGGATGCCATTGAGTGGATTATTCAGAactctgagagagagaacgtTCCTCTTTGACATTTGCTAACTCTGGTAACTCTTTGCTTTCCTTTGCaactttgtttcccccccccccctccagtctTATTGTGAGCATGCTACGTGGAAGTGTTACATTAggtgtatacagtatgtcactTGACACGGCGCTCATTTGTTTTGACACACAGGACTGCAGCTCTACAGGGACGACTTCTCTCTCCAGCTACAACTCATGAACCACTGGGGATCCTCCTGCAGTTGGTACTTACAGTggtcccgcccacacacacacacacacacacacacacacacacacacacacctcctcctcccacctcgaCAGTACATGCACTGGAAGCTCAGACTGACAGTCAAATGTTGCCAAAGCTGAATGGTTTAGTGAGAGTGAGAGCCAAAGTGTGTCAGAGACACTTTCGTTCAGTGTGTTCAACTCTCCTGTTCGCTGACCACAAGGTTGGAAAGACGAAAAGTTTATCTTCCATACGGCGAAATGCAGCAACTTCTTTTATTAACCCATATTTACTTTGACCTCATGTCCTGGCCTTAAGGATTTGCGCGAGAGATACACACacgattttttttctatatgatATGCAAACAAGCTTCATAACTTTATTTTACCAGATGTAATTTTTTCTGTAATGCCAAACACAGGAGACTCCTACTGTAGTAGGAGTTAGAGACGAGAGACTTGTTACCGGTGCTGCTTACTCTGTGATTCAAGAGGCACAAAACTGTAGATAATATATTTGCATGGTAGTAATAAAAAacagggtggggggtggggggtcatTTTAAGAAAATGAGTAGTGTGGTTGCTAGAAATTATATTGTTtgtataagaaaaaaatgagaatgtACTACTAACATGGCCTTGTTTTTCTGCTGTCGAGGCATCAACACATCGGCTCCGTTTTGATGTGAACGTGACGGGTAGTTTTGCCTGGAACCAGCAGATTTGTAATTGGGGTTAacgaggaagatgaagatgacacACAGAACATTGATGGGTGTAGTTAAATGATGAACTGCCTCGCTCTGTGGGCAGAAGTAGCCGTTGACATGGCCTTAAATCGATGCCTGCGTGTTATGGCCTGGGCAGCAGAATCATGTCGTTGCTCGACGACATGCTTCCAAACGTTGACCTCCTCCGTGAACTCTACCCGTTTGTCCCCGAGGAGCAGGGCCGTACTGTATGTGCAACGCTGCACAATGACTACTTATGTGCTAGATGATTTATCTTGTTTAAACgaagaaaatatttacagaatatttgtataaatattatttattcacacattCTGCCAAACAAGCAGCGGAATcagaacattgtttttttccgttgtttttttattgtcggtgtcgtgtttaaaaaaaggtttcatttgctttttttacactttgttttaaacCTCAGCCGCTGTCCTACtgcaacaattaaaaacaactgttttgagaaattttcagttttgaaattGATAACATGAGTTTGTCGTCTGCTCCTTGTCCAAGTTAGTTATTTAGTGCATTAAGAATTTCCACTACCtgctttcttttgttatttctttgagTGTCAGCTCAGCATTTAATCATCCAAATGCAGTTTAATTTCTCTGCTTCAGCGAGAAACATTCATGTATGGACAGTACTGAAAACtaacaaacaatcaaaatcCTCCTCAGGTAgtttgttgtccttttttttttttgccaacttGTAGTTCATCATTTGTCCAGTAGAGAGCACAAGTATGCTGTTAGCGACAGGATATCCACAGGACAGCTCTTTGTGTGTCCGGAGCAGGAGGCCCATgatgcttcagtgtgtgtgcgctgagaGAACTAACATTTTAAAAGGCCAGACGTaaaggttgttttcttttatttacacgacagaaaaacagaaacaaaatacttTTGCATTGCACGAACAGCCCCCCTATCGTTGAGCAGTGACAAGAGGAAACTTGTCGTTCCTTCAAACCCAGTAGTGCAAAATAAGCCAGTTGCCAGAatctcaataaataaaaacataaaacacaatcaGCTGTGTgcttgaaaaaatatatcatgCAGAAGGCTACAGAAAAATACGACGATCCAGACGGGCAACGTTGGTATCAGAGCCTCAGATCTTAAATACCACTTTTCTATAAATGAGACatttggtgatgatgatgataaaaaaaggtcGGAAATCATTTGCAAACGAGGATTAAGCTGTACCgattttcaagtttttttacGATAAGGAACACACCACTGTAATATTTACTTTGAATACAATCTTTGGTAATACTGCACTCAGGTGCTGTTGCTATAGCAGccacgacaaaaaaaaagaacacacaatgataaaaaagaaaaccatatCAAATCCatataaaagtgaaaaagaaaaaaaggaaatagaaaaagataaCGTGGCGTGGTAACATATCAAAGAATAACCACTCGGTCTAATGATTCATTACAGACTTCCTTTCCTTACATTCATAATCTCTTGTGAAAAAATTCAAGATTaactcctctcccctcccagtGCCAAACAATATTACTGCAAACGCATCCCATTAGCCCGTGAGCAGGCTTTTCCTGTCACACTGAACAAAGTGACAATTTTAAACAAATCACACATACTCTTACTACTTCCCCAAAAGAACAATTAACAAGAATCgacaagaataaaataaaatcctccaaattggggggaaaaaaaacaagtgtacACAGCTACGGTCAAgaggtgtgtgttcatttggAGGCCTCTTTCCAAAAACCACATTAAACTAAGACTAAACCCCTGACAGCTGAGtgttccccctcttcctctgctctcctctcctctcctctcatccatcaTCAAGACGACTGATCCtacatctctttttctctccgtcaCATTCACTCGCTCTCAACAGTAAACCCCGCCCCCGCAGCCTTTGTGCTCTTCCAAAAGAAACTCGAATGCATGAGCCCTCATGCCTCTACTAAATATACATCCAGGAATTGATTGTGCCgtataacaaaaacaataaatgtacagtatgtacagccAGTTCATCtggatttggggggggggggggatcagaaTTTAAAAAGGTCGATAAAGTCTTGAGGGGAGAGGGACATGGTGCAGCTCTCTGGGTTGTTGGCTGTGCAGGGATGGTTTGTGTcctgcaaacacaaataaaagaaacacaaccgTCGATTTATAAATGTTTCATCGTCCGCATTACCAACTGTaacagtttatttgtttgtgttcactttGGTCAAGTGGAAAGTGAGAGCGAGAACAAGGAAGTACCTTCCAGAACAGGATGTGGCAGTGTGTGCAGAAGTGCAGGGTGTCACTGTATTGTTCTCTGTGCGGGTAGCAGCGGCTCAGCTTGAAGTACATCTTCTTCCACTCCAGGAGGCCTTTATCTGACATCATCAGGCGCTTTCGGAtctgaaaaggagaaggaaacaaGACTTTAAAGAGGCGACCCAAAGAGAGAACAATACTTTGAAATGTCCACTTTAATGATAGCTTTCTTGAGAATTTCCTTCATGCTCAAAAGATAGAGAGTTAAGACGCCTTAATGGATAGAAGACTTTTTCCTCCTGGCCTGTAGGAAACATCACTGTAACATACTTTCAGCTTAAGCATGAACTCTCTTATCAAGTGAATTCTCTCCAGCACGGTGTGAGGTTACTGCGGTGTCAGTGTGCAAACCCTGCGGCCTTCTACTTTCCAGTAGCCGATCGAGATTATCACATAAATGTGGAGTGATATTAAAGGACATGCATGTCAAGAGGCCGGTGCCTTTATTCTTACAGTCCGGTATATAACGAGTAGGTCAGCAATGAGAAAACTAACAACTAactcgtttgtgtttgtgtgtgtgtgtgtgtgtgtttgtgtttgtgtgtgtgtgtgtgtgtgtgtgtgtgtgtgtgtgtgtgtatattgtcattgttttcatattcagaGATTCATTTCCacatgcctgtctgtctgtgaagtGGTACTGGCACAGTCTCTTCCACAGGAGCCGGTCCTCCGTGAGGGCCCCCAGCTCGGGACACACTTGGCCCAGGCTGACTAGGTCCTTGCCGTCCGTCATACTCTGCATGATGTTGAGCTGCAGGCTGGCAGGCAGGTCGGTCAGAGTCATGCCTGTGGATGCAGGCTGCAGGGAACAGGAGGCAGAGCAAAGTGTTGAATATAATGGAAATTAGCAATTTGAAGTCACTTCATTCAAAAAAATCAGTGTGAGCAGCTCGTTGGTCCTGTGTTTCGGTGTGCAGCCTCACCCTGTTGATCTGGATgttgtccagctgctgctgccactgcaggATGTTCTCCATGCGGCGCAGCCAGGTGTTGATGTTCCCCACCAGGACGGACTTGCCCATGTCCTGAACCAGGCCACAGAGCGAGAGGTAGAgcgtctgcagcagctctttgaTCGGACGGACGTTCTGCTGGTCGTCGAGGACTGAGGgaggaaatcaaataaaaattcattgGATTTATTCCTTCAATGATGACGCAAGGAGGGAGGTTGTCAACCCCCGAGTGTTACGGAGAGTAGCAGCAGGCCCAAATATTTATTGAGAAATCAT
Encoded proteins:
- the prelid3a gene encoding PRELI domain containing protein 3A isoform X2; amino-acid sequence: MKIWSTEHVFSYPWETVIKAAMRKYPNPMNPNVVGVDVLDRSLDAEGRLHSHRLLSTEWGLPGIVRAILGTSHTQTYVKEHSVVDPLEKKLELCSTNITLTNLISVDERLLYRPHPDNPEVTILTQEAIITVKGVSLSSYLEGMMAMRMSANARKDCSSTGTTSLSSYNS
- the prelid3a gene encoding PRELI domain containing protein 3A isoform X1, with amino-acid sequence MKIWSTEHVFSYPWETVIKAAMRKYPNPMNPNVVGVDVLDRSLDAEGRLHSHRLLSTEWGLPGIVRAILGTSHTQTYVKEHSVVDPLEKKLELCSTNITLTNLISVDERLLYRPHPDNPEVTILTQEAIITVKGVSLSSYLEGMMAMRMSANARKGWDAIEWIIQNSERENVPL
- the prelid3a gene encoding PRELI domain containing protein 3A isoform X3 — protein: MRKYPNPMNPNVVGVDVLDRSLDAEGRLHSHRLLSTEWGLPGIVRAILGTSHTQTYVKEHSVVDPLEKKLELCSTNITLTNLISVDERLLYRPHPDNPEVTILTQEAIITVKGVSLSSYLEGMMAMRMSANARKGWDAIEWIIQNSERENVPL
- the fbxo32 gene encoding F-box only protein 32, with protein sequence MPFLGQDWRSPGQSWVKTQEGWKKTTANDSNNNVSVESFCKAEQECFNKENLLLSLSYDMAAKKRKKDLMNNNAKVPYFHREKWIYVHKGSTKERHGYCTLGEAFNRLDFCSAIKDTRRFNYIVRLLELIAKSQLPSLSGVAQKNYMNILERVVQKVLDDQQNVRPIKELLQTLYLSLCGLVQDMGKSVLVGNINTWLRRMENILQWQQQLDNIQINRPASTGMTLTDLPASLQLNIMQSMTDGKDLVSLGQVCPELGALTEDRLLWKRLCQYHFTDRQIRKRLMMSDKGLLEWKKMYFKLSRCYPHREQYSDTLHFCTHCHILFWKDTNHPCTANNPESCTMSLSPQDFIDLFKF